The Nomia melanderi isolate GNS246 chromosome 6, iyNomMela1, whole genome shotgun sequence genomic sequence CATTACTTCTTCTTTTTGAAAACACCATCAATGTCATTGAAAAGAGTTATCATGGTTCTTGCTGcttctttcgaattttataaaaaacgaAACCCTGAAATAGTTGAAAGACATACAGACTATGAAGAAGTTTATTCAGTAAGGCAAAACTCACaggatttttatcaatttttaatacatttcataTAGCAATTGTATCGATTGATGTATatcttgtaataatttatttctgtttgtattattaagaaatcctttacataaaatttaacattttaaattaattcacaaATTGTATAATACAAAATGATTCTTAATTTTTAGCTTATTAAGCAGTTACCTCATTTAGGAGTTAAAAACAAGGAAGAACCATTATGTAATTCTTATTCAATTAAAGCTAGAGCTTTAATACATGCACACTTATTTCGTATACCATTAAATCCGGAAACATTGGAAAAAGATAGACAATATATAGTAAAAAAGTGTCCATATTTAATTCAAGAAATGGTTACTTGTGTTAATAGAGTGATTGTATTAGCTTATGCTAGAAGaggtatgtatattttaataaaatgtaaatatgcatttgtataaaataattttagtacTAACAAGTATaatcttaaatatatttttctatctttcAGTCCCGCAATTACccagtataaaaactatagaaaaatgtatgaaattatgTCCTATGATAGTACAAGGTTTTTGGGAATTTAAAAATCCACTTTTACAATTGCCACATATAACTGAAgataatttgaaatgtttcttgGCAAAAAAGGTATAGTTAAATTTCAGCAAAATGACTTTGTTTCTGCATTTAGAAGATTCTTGTTATTTTCATCTAcactaattacattttattctgttAGCATCAAATCAGAAGTCTTCAACAATTTGCACAAttgaaaggagaaaaaagaagacTGATTCTTAGAAATTTATCAGACAGTGACTATGAAGATGTTATGAAAGTTCTTGGAAGTATGCCCTATATAGAATTTAAAGTGCGATCTGAAGGTGtggtttatataatacttacagcatattgtatattttttcatttaacacttGCCTTTGTTCgaaagttaataattttttctataattttagtaattgaTGATGAAAACCCCACAGTTTATACTGCTGGTGCTATTGTAACTGTAACGGTATCATTAACTCGTAAAGATATGAAACATTTGTTCGGGGATGATACGGTTAAAGAACAAACAATGCTCGATGATAATAAAGTAGGTACTGCCGAGGGTGGTGAAGAACCACCAGAAGAACAAAATCAAGTTGTAAAAAGGCCAGCGTGGCTTAGACAAAAGAAAGGTCAAAAGAGATCTCACAAAAAAGGCACTAGTAAAAAATCTGCTGCTATAAAAAATTCACAATCGCAAGCCCAGTCTGGTAATGAGAATGCTCAACAAACAAATACTCCTAatgcaaagaaaaaagaagataaaGTAGAAAAAGAGTCTTCCAAAGATAAATTGTCAGATATTAGTGACAGTGACATTGACAGTGATAGAAGTGATGATGAAGATAGTCACGATAAAAAAGATGTATCTGTCGATGATGATGATATGGAGTGGGAAaggtaaaattctatttaaaaacgaaataaaataaataataactgtatgtattattaaatgtaaataatttatctatACATTTATAAACAATAGGTTCCAGCAAAGAATTTCAAGGAGAGAGAAAGTTCTGGAAGGAAGGAGTAATTTATCACATGAAGTTCACTGCCCTCTCTTTCCAGATGTTAAACAAGAATATTGGTGGGTTTACATATGTGATCGCAAGAGTCAGACATTACTGACATCTCCTATTTTTGTCAAGTCATTATCACATTCTGAGGAAATTCAGTTAAAGTTCACAGCGCCAAGGTGGACAGGTGTTTATACGTTTACTGTATGTTTGCGCAGTGACTCGTACCTTGGCTTTGATCAAGCTCAAAATATTAAGGTATGTAATAatgtacacctgaccctcgatttatgcgaaaatccgttccacgtggattcattttgctcgattttcattcgcgtaaataGTGTCTGTcgatacaaaagaaataatattaaaaagaaaagctgatacaagttttagaaatacatatttatttcacacagccaaacaaaagaaataataataatgacattacagaaaacaaaagtacattttattcagtattattaaattcagatcgcgtataAAAACCACGGCGTAAATCGATGGTCAGAAGTGCACTAATTTATTTATCGCGAATAGTAATTTTATAGAATGTAAATTGACATTCCACTATTACAAATCTATTTATAGTTGGACGTGAAAGAAGCACCAGAAGTACCTACAGAACATCCTCAGTGGGATATTTCAGACGAAGAAACTGCAGAAGATGTTGATGCAGCTGATGAACATTCCGAGTTCACAACTGATGAAGATATCAGTGACAATGAATAATATCTATTTGTCAAAATGGTTGAACAAATAATATCCAAAAACAGTCACGTTTTTcctgtttttatttttacttctgaaattaatgtacaatgaatttttatacgtGGAATTGCATAATCGTTGATGTATGTGGACAATCTAGAAAAATAGTATGGTGTGTAAGATTTCTCAGTGAAGAGGaagtaatagtaaataaaaatcataatatttattttaacattgttGTTTAATCCTCAGTTTAGGAtgtgtatacaattttttaataaaatgtatcgcaaaataaaaaattgttattttcttttacatctTAAATAAAGAATGATTTGCagataaaatactaaacaatgtTTAGAAGTAAAGCTATTATTTTATAAGTGAAAGTATAGTAAGAACGATCCTGTGTCACATACTCGATCAaccataacattttttttatattcaaagaATAAAAACCTGTTGAAACTGTAGCATTATGGCACAGTCAATATTTTACTCCTGTGATGaatacaatgaattttaaactaACGAACATCTGTAACGTGAgtatatttcaaacgaaaaataaGCACACATCATACTTCaaggatttttattaaaaatcaattttttcgtaggcattacataaatatattttgatatatttatatttatatatcgcaTTTTGTACAATTACTGATGGAGGTAAGTTTAGTATTTCttaacatttgaaataataaatattttttaaaatgtttctcaAAAGATATAccttatatacatttttaaaattcgaataaagAATAGTAAAATACTTTAAGTTCAAGATATgtgcaaatatatatctttacatttataaaacataCTGTTCAAAATTCGTTTTGGTGTAAAGTAATAATGTTACttagaattaaattttctatttaaatttgatACAACATGATTATATTTTACATCACTCACGATGGTAAcgtttgtttatatttgtttatacgtTTTATAGGTCCACTAAAATCATCCAGGAAGATGATGAAATGGAGAAGTGTGGCAAATGGACCtgtttatacttttattaaaacAGATAAACAAGCTAATATCAAATGGGGTGTGCGACATTATATTCCAAGAGCATCAACAATATCATAATAGAATGGAAACAATGATAAAGAAATAACTGTACAGTGtattcaattacataaaaaaattaatattttatatttaaaaataataagatacGATTAAAACAGAACAAagcatttcataaaataaaatatgaagaatTACATACATTGCTGTTCCAATTAGGGTTCCAAACTAGCCATGTCCATGTACTTTTCTTGCATTTCAATCAGAAGGTTGTCTAATCtattaaagtaaaaaagaaaaacacttcatatttctgttattattcttatattttcttataaaaattaaaagtaaatatacttACGTATAACGTATCACTAAATTGTCATATATTACATTATCTACATTTGTAACTTTATTACACGCAATGGATGACATATTTGGAAATTGATTATTACAATCTTCACTTGATATTTTAACAtcattatttgttaaaatattagtaGCCTCATTCTGCATGGCAACAGGTATATTTGTCTTTTTATCAGAAGAATTGCGtgcattttgtaaattaaattgtattatactttGAAGTTCTTCACGATATACTGTTGTCATAGCAATAACCGAATCAAAAATTCTTTCCAATATTAAAAGTTCTACTTCTAATTTCTCTGTTTgtctacaaaaattaattattgttcattcatctcatttaattataaatacatatgaaaaaatatgaattttccaCTAGacatactttataatttcaagaatattttgattgtggaataatttttctttagcatctaaaaattcaaagattaaTTTCACCATTTTTATTGGTGCAGTAGGTACAAGAGAATGCTCCTTTTTATGCGATTCGTATATGGTAATTGCTTTATTATATCTgtatgtaacaaaaatataaatttattttctttataccATATATAAAATTCGATGAAGCAACATTTACTTACAAGTGCGATATATCAGTTAGACAATCAATACCCTGCGCTTTATCCTTTAATTCATTACTTTCTTCTAATAATGgactgaattttaattttatttgatctgTAGCCTTCACAAGCTTAATTACTTTTCCAAAATTGATTTCtaaacgttttattttttctttgttcaCTAATTCTTTATTTGATTGTTCTCGAACTGTGGATAGTTCACTCATAAGAGTATTTACATTTGTCGAtgcatttgttatattttcattaaatgtattaaGTCTTGTAATTACCAAATctctaaaattttatattatttcacttATACATACGTTATTAagttttgtaataattgcaagaaactGTAACATGTAGAATACTTACACTTTTATAGTCAAAGCAAAAATGTATAGTTCAAGTAAATGTAAttcttgttttataaaaaatgttgccATACGATAATAATCAGATAATGTATCAAAATTCAATAAACTTCTTGATAGTTCTATCATCTTTTGTATTGGCTTAGGAATATCTGATACAGGTATATTCCCGATTAAAgtactttcttttttaaacataaaCAAAACTGGATCCTAAGataaaattactaatataagttaaataatatcaaacaagtatttatttaaagtaaataccTTTTTGTTCAAAAAACGTAGGTACATAACAGCATACCTGAATTTGTGACCAGAGTGGTTTCTCATTTGAAATGAGGATTTTcccaaaataatttgttaaaatttgttGATTTATGGGTATATTGAAGTCTTTTTCAATCATAGTCTGTACACCAGTCACTGTGGTAATGTCATTTATTTCATATGTATTAAGCTTGTATGTTGATGCCGAAAATACATGTACTATCTACAGAACAAGAAATGTATGTCATAACTAAAGAAAATATACAGagatcattatatatatatttataattgagtaCTGGagtgtttaattatataatgtttGAATTGTCATGTAAGAACATTTTATCatgcattttattaaataataatacattagaaTATATACCTGTGTAGACAGAATGGAACGAAGTAATTTAAATGCAACCAGTTGCATTACACCATTTTCATCGCATTTCTTTCCCCTCTGTTTTGGATCCCATTGTAGCATTACTCTAAACCATTCTACCAATTTGTTTCTAAGACatctaataaataaactgaTCAGTTAGAATCACTTATTTGCCACATtttagtttataaaaatatcttcatttttacCTTGACAAATTTGTAGGATCCATAATATTTTgaccaaaaattatttttccttctGATTCAAAAGCACAAATATCCTCATATCCTTTATCTTTTATATACTGTATCCtgtatgaatgaaataaaattaaaagttctATAAATTGTTTACATTACAAAACAATGAACACGTATTATACCATGTTATAGTGGTAATCCATGGTAGAAATGGTCTTCTACCAGTCACAAGttcgtaaaataaaataccCAAACTCCAATAATCTACAGAACAGCTATATTTCTGTTTCCAAAGGAGTTCTGGTGCTACATAATTTAATGTACCTACTATAGATGCGGATGAACTTGCTTCTCCCAATTCTTTTGCATATCCGagatcaattaatttatatgaaatctacaagatattttctgtatataatattatttgtgattgctgtttttaatatgtataagaaaaattaacCCTGTGGCTATGGTTGGCACCTATAAGTGCCagtaaaatgttattgtcaATAATTGCAGCAAAGTTTGCTTAGATCAGACTtaaatgaattctaattcaacaattacatcttccataagtcatatattatataaatgtgattattttatattgatttaatttagCTCAATTCAATGTTTTGATGGTTtaaatacattcttttataaatgCATGTTGATGCAAAATTCTGAcatagccaaggggttaaatatgtAACATGTCATAGAACTTACTCCATCATGTTCATCTTGTAACACAATATTTTCTGGTTTTAAATCACGGTGTGTAATATTGTTGGAATGTAAATATTCAACAGCAgaagaaatattcttcattgCAACAATTACTTCCTTTTCGCTCATACCACAACAATTTTCTGGTTTGTTTAAAATCTATAGTTCATGCAATACtgataatatgaatataaactatatcaattttaaaccaataattatatttttataaattaccgTTCTAAGATCACCTTTCCTACAAAATTCCATACATAATAATGgcaattctattttttcatCAGGATATTTAAAAGGTAATTCtatactttttacaatatttgaaTGCTTTAGGTGATTCATTATCTGAACTTCATTTATCCACCGTTTTCTTTGTGTTTCTGTTAATTGTGACATATcccatttacattttttaattgctaCAATTTAAAGAAAAGTAGTTATTTTCCATTgtcattttaaaagtaaaatattttgttatactttattagTGTTACTTTGAGAAATgtcaaaaaattaaattatgaaatttttttataaatatttatttgtttataaaataatatacataccaAGTTTACTACCACTTGTATGAGTCCATAATTCGACAATGCCAAATCCCCCTGAACCAAGAGTTTTATTAAATGTCCAATTTCCAACTGATGCAGCAATCATATTGAATGCGTTCGTTACAAAATTAAgttgtaaacaaattttacaaacTTTATGTTAAATTATGAACAGCTTAAAATGTTAAGtagtattttttacattttactcATTTATTGCAAATGTCAGTGTAGTGaggataaaaaattatttctttctcaatttcctGCGTCGCCACCGTAATGACGTTTACAATGTTAGAATATTTCTTTACCCCACTCCATCCACCTAAATGTATGAGCGTGTGAATACAGCTGTGTATCATATTTACTTACGCATATGTAGGTCCTTATGTGTGAATGAGAAGCAATGTTGTCGCAaacttgtataatataaaaattatccaATATTCATGCAAAATAATACTGGACTCTATTAGAGTGATATTTTTGACAAAATTATTTGACTTCTGCAAGAGAGTAGCATAGTTTTAAAaagattgaatttatttcgaatgcattgaaatgttcattaaaaaaaaaaatttattaatgaaatatgttgCTATGTAAATCAATAGCTGTTTATTAGAATCCAAGAAATATGATACACAGATTTTACATGTAAGACTATTGCAAGTGTCATACTCTAATCTAATAGGGCAAAGAGGTCATTAATCATATGCAAAGCCAATGTTGTTTGATgagatttattataaatgtatacaaatactatatttaattttcttagtttacTCTTGTATTTACATATCCACAGAAAATCATATGAAGAGATTCTAATTAAGTTGTAAGATTATATTCCTGTATCAATACCACGAAAAATTGTAACACACGTTTAAAATAACGTTCAACAAATACTAATGCTATAGACGTTGGAGGGTCTCATTTAATAAGCAGGCTATGAAATTGTATGCATTTATAACATATCCTAACCTACAAAACCTTtaatacgaaaaataaaattctgtacGAGTATCTTctttataacttaatatttaacattagtaTAAACTTCTATGTCTTAATGATACAAAACTTAATGTATTAATGTAAACGTAACTTcttcaataaatgattaactttTCATGGGACtcatttccttttaattaagCATGTCATgcttttaagaattttaaatgtaaagaTGCTACGTGTACCGAGGTAatgaatttctttcttcttttccctctTTGTTACATCCGAAATCAAAATACCaaactaaattttcaata encodes the following:
- the Sec63 gene encoding translocation protein Sec63, with protein sequence MSGQKFQYDESGGTFFYFLLSFLALLLIPGTYYLWPRCPKQDPDQEAKECQCDGCKKKKIILQLNKPWKETKALFKKFLIILGWVILIFLAYKVSQFDYEMANFDPFEILGVSPGSSQSDIKKAYRKLSLILHPDKETGNEKAFMKLTKAYQALTDEEARRNWEKYGNPDGPGAMSFGIALPSWIVEKENSVWVLGLYSLVFMFALPIVVGTWWYKSIRYTDDQVLLETSEMHYFFFLKTPSMSLKRVIMVLAASFEFYKKRNPEIVERHTDYEEVYSLIKQLPHLGVKNKEEPLCNSYSIKARALIHAHLFRIPLNPETLEKDRQYIVKKCPYLIQEMVTCVNRVIVLAYARRVPQLPSIKTIEKCMKLCPMIVQGFWEFKNPLLQLPHITEDNLKCFLAKKHQIRSLQQFAQLKGEKRRLILRNLSDSDYEDVMKVLGSMPYIEFKVRSEVIDDENPTVYTAGAIVTVTVSLTRKDMKHLFGDDTVKEQTMLDDNKVGTAEGGEEPPEEQNQVVKRPAWLRQKKGQKRSHKKGTSKKSAAIKNSQSQAQSGNENAQQTNTPNAKKKEDKVEKESSKDKLSDISDSDIDSDRSDDEDSHDKKDVSVDDDDMEWERFQQRISRREKVLEGRSNLSHEVHCPLFPDVKQEYWWVYICDRKSQTLLTSPIFVKSLSHSEEIQLKFTAPRWTGVYTFTVCLRSDSYLGFDQAQNIKLDVKEAPEVPTEHPQWDISDEETAEDVDAADEHSEFTTDEDISDNE
- the IKKbeta gene encoding inhibitor of nuclear factor kappa B kinase subunit beta — translated: MIAASVGNWTFNKTLGSGGFGIVELWTHTSGSKLAIKKCKWDMSQLTETQRKRWINEVQIMNHLKHSNIVKSIELPFKYPDEKIELPLLCMEFCRKGDLRTILNKPENCCGMSEKEVIVAMKNISSAVEYLHSNNITHRDLKPENIVLQDEHDGISYKLIDLGYAKELGEASSSASIVGTLNYVAPELLWKQKYSCSVDYWSLGILFYELVTGRRPFLPWITTITWIQYIKDKGYEDICAFESEGKIIFGQNIMDPTNLSRCLRNKLVEWFRVMLQWDPKQRGKKCDENGVMQLVAFKLLRSILSTQIVHVFSASTYKLNTYEINDITTVTGVQTMIEKDFNIPINQQILTNYFGKILISNEKPLWSQIQDPVLFMFKKESTLIGNIPVSDIPKPIQKMIELSRSLLNFDTLSDYYRMATFFIKQELHLLELYIFALTIKVDLVITRLNTFNENITNASTNVNTLMSELSTVREQSNKELVNKEKIKRLEINFGKVIKLVKATDQIKLKFSPLLEESNELKDKAQGIDCLTDISHLYNKAITIYESHKKEHSLVPTAPIKMVKLIFEFLDAKEKLFHNQNILEIIKQTEKLEVELLILERIFDSVIAMTTVYREELQSIIQFNLQNARNSSDKKTNIPVAMQNEATNILTNNDVKISSEDCNNQFPNMSSIACNKVTNVDNVIYDNLVIRYTLDNLLIEMQEKYMDMASLEP